The nucleotide sequence CTAACAGCTATTGGACTCAGTATAGTTTTACCTGTTGCCTTCCCATTGGAAGGTGAATCTTCCTGTGTACCAACCTTATCATTGTTATTTTCAGAACTTGAGTTGCTGCTGTACTTAATTTTCAAGGTGCGAAGATCTTCGATCAAGGAATTGTGTGCATCATCCGACATGGCACCTATCTCTGCAACTGggtagaaagaattgcacaagCTATCAAAGCGTTTGGCAATAGGACTGTCTTCCATCCCCCCGTATGTGCATCTGATAAAGTTATGTTTTCTTTTCACATTTTTTTTCCACCGAGCAAGGATGTATTGTGGAGGAACCTCCTTGATTTTCTTTTGAGTAAGCACACACAACACATGCCTACAGAGAATACCTCTGAACTCAAAGCGGCGACATGAACACTTAACTTCGAACTCTTCCTCATTGAAATATACATGGTACAGAATATCCTTTCTCCATCCTTTTTCTTCGTCAATTAGCACATCCTCGGTTATTTCATATGTTTCTATTGCCCCTTCTTTTTGTATAAACTTCCGATCACAATACATAATATCTGTTAGCTCttcttgaaattctttgaactttgaaTTTGTATAGATTGACTGAAATTGCTTCTCAATGTCAAAGCGTGTGATAcaaggtatggttgaattgaaagAATTGAAATCAGCAACATTCTCCTTCTCAACTTTATCACGAAGAGCATTCTCATATTGGCTAACAAAATGCTTCAATGTAGTTTTTGCATTAACATATCCATCAAAGAAGGCATTCATACTCTCACtacgttgtgtagtagacatacCTGCCCAAAAGGCATCTTTCACAAATGCTGGAACCCAACGGTGTCGATAGTTGTAAAGCCCTTTAAGCCATTCATTATCACCAAGATCATACTTCTCAATCATATGCATCCAAGCAACTTCAAACTCTGCAACTGTTAATGAATCATAGACCGCATTGCCAACAGCAACCTTGATGCGATCATATTCATCATACCCACCTAGCTTCTCGGGTATCTTTTTCATTATGTGCCACAAGCACCATCTGTATCGAGATTCCGGAAAAACTACTTCCACACCATTCTGAATTGCTTTTGCTTGATCCGTGACAATTGCTTTTGGTTGACGATTTGACATACATGTGAGCCATGCTTGAAATAACCAAACAAATGTTCCAGTATCTTCATTTGATAATAAAGCACATCCTAGCAAAACTGATTGGCCATGATGATTCACTCCGACAAAACAAGCAAACGGCATATCATATTTGTTCATCAAATATGTCGTATCAAAAGTAATGACATCATGAAAAGAGTCATACACTGCCCTACTTCTGGCATCAGCCCAAAATACATTCCTAAGTCGGGATTCATCATCAACATCCATTACACTAAAAAAGTTTGGGTTGTCGGATTGCATTTTAATAAAGTAGTCACGAACCGCTTCAGCATCACCACTGCCAAGTTTCAGCCTCCTTATTTTCTCTAGAAAATTACGAGAATCTTTCTCACCAAAAGTTAGGTTATGATGACCATCTGCTGCCACAACAAAAGAATTGAAGTTCTTGTTTACCCGAATTCCGGCTCTGTCATTCAACTCAAGCTTTCGCTTAACATGGTAGTCTAACCTTTTGTTGCATCTAAATAACCGAGATTTTAGTGGACTTAATGCATGATTATGATCCAA is from Triticum aestivum cultivar Chinese Spring chromosome 1B, IWGSC CS RefSeq v2.1, whole genome shotgun sequence and encodes:
- the LOC123078626 gene encoding protein FAR1-RELATED SEQUENCE 6-like, coding for MDDGTCIVQESSDMSISSDDDGIKQQKKSNVEVEHDLGEAQPDVSLGDPELGMTFGNENEVREYYTQYAKAKGFGVTRRSSNSDDNGQLRYLTLSCSRHGKTQSNSRNMLKPNPSAGLGCKAKINVTRGPDGKLYLSKVILDHNHALSPLKSRLFRCNKRLDYHVKRKLELNDRAGIRVNKNFNSFVVAADGHHNLTFGEKDSRNFLEKIRRLKLGSGDAEAVRDYFIKMQSDNPNFFSVMDVDDESRLRNVFWADARSRAVYDSFHDVITFDTTYLMNKYDMPFACFVGVNHHGQSVLLGCALLSNEDTGTFVWLFQAWLTCMSNRQPKAIVTDQAKAIQNGVEVVFPESRYRWCLWHIMKKIPEKLGGYDEYDRIKVAVGNAVYDSLTVAEFEVAWMHMIEKYDLGDNEWLKGLYNYRHRWVPAFVKDAFWAGMSTTQRSESMNAFFDGYVNAKTTLKHFVSQYENALRDKVEKENVADFNSFNSTIPCITRFDIEKQFQSIYTNSKFKEFQEELTDIMYCDRKFIQKEGAIETYEITEDVLIDEEKGWRKDILYHVYFNEEEFEVKCSCRRFEFRGILCRHVLCVLTQKKIKEVPPQYILARWKKNVKRKHNFIRCTYGGMEDSPIAKRFDSLCNSFYPVAEIGAMSDDAHNSLIEDLRTLKIKYSSNSSSENNNDKVGTQEDSPSNGKATGKTILSPIAVRCAGRPPSVRKESKVDKLIRQANEKKKKKEQMEKKKAAIKEKKEAEKEVSFRILHFSVVKKKT